Proteins encoded by one window of Musa acuminata AAA Group cultivar baxijiao chromosome BXJ2-9, Cavendish_Baxijiao_AAA, whole genome shotgun sequence:
- the LOC135622814 gene encoding cationic amino acid transporter 7, chloroplastic-like → MEKLQEPIATSSSSSPSPHSSSFASLGAYGRALAETHRRLGRRAASVTTTYEEMSRVRARSGADMARSLRWPDLVGFGLGGMVGAGVFVATGRAARLYAGPAIVLSYAIAGLCALLSAFCYTEFAVDMPVAGGAFSYLRVTFGEFAAFLTGANLIMEYVFSNAAVARSFTAYLGTAIGVDTAAKWRITIIGLPKGFNQIDLLAVAVIVLISMCICYSTKESSVLNMVLTAIHIAFILFIIVMGFWRGDVRNLTHPANPAESRGGFLPYGVAGVFNGAAMVYLSYIGYDAVSTMAEEVRKPARDIPIGVSGSVALVALLYCLMAVSMSMLVPYDAIDKESPFSAAFRGSDGWGWVSNVIGAGASFGILTSLLVSMLGQARYLCVIGRSSVVPAWLAQVHPKTSTPVNASAFLGAFTAVIALLTDLDVLLNLVSIGTLFVFYMVSNAVVYRRYVTVGSTNPWPTISFLLAFSFVSLTITLIWRFAPAGLAKAVLLGGCTVVAVAVLQVFNSLVPQARKPEHWGVPLMPWVPAVSVFLNVFLLGSLDGPSYVRFGFFSVFAVLVYVFYSVHASFDAEQNGHLTKAAEGLSHPVGREHGGASGV, encoded by the exons ATGGAGAAGCTGCAGGAGCCGATCgccacctcttcctcttcctctccctcgCCGCACTCGTCGTCGTTCGCGAGTCTCGGAGCGTACGGTCGGGCGCTGGCGGAAACGCACCGGAGGCTCGGGCGGCGGGCCGCGTCGGTGACGACGACGTACGAGGAGATGAGCCGGGTCCGGGCCCGATCGGGGGCCGATATGGCGCGGTCCCTGCGGTGGCCGGACCTCGTCGGGTTTGGGCTCGGTGGTATGGTCGGCGCCGGCGTCTTCGTTGCCACCGGCCGCGCCGCCCGTCTCTATGCCGGCCCCGCCATCGTGCTCTCCTACGCCATTGCGGGCCTCTGCGCCCTGCTCTCCGCCTTCTGCTACACCGAGTTCGCGGTTGACATGCCCGTCGCCGGCGGGGCTTTCAGCTACCTTAGGGTCACCTTCG GGGAATTTGCGGCCTTTTTGACGGGGGCGAATCTGATAATGGAGTACGTGTTCTCCAACGCGGCCGTGGCGCGGAGCTTCACGGCCTACCTCGGCACGGCCATCGGGGTGGACACCGCCGCCAAATGGAGGATCACCATCATCGGCCTCCCTAAGGGCTTCAATCAGATCGATCTCCTCGCCGTGGCCGTCATCGTGCTCATTTCTATGTGCATATGTTACAG CACCAAGGAGAGCTCGGTCCTGAACATGGTGCTGACGGCGATCCACATCGCGTTCATCCTGTTCATCATCGTGATGGGGTTCTGGCGGGGGGACGTGCGGAACCTCACGCACCCGGCGAACCCCGCGGAGAGCCGGGGCGGGTTCCTGCCTTACGGGGTGGCCGGCGTCTTCAACGGGGCGGCCATGGTGTACCTGAGCTACATCGGTTACGACGCCGTCTCCACCATGGCGGAGGAAGTGCGAAAGCCCGCCCGCGACATCCCCATCGGCGTCTCCGGCTCCGTCGCTCTCGTCGCCCTCCTCTACTGCCTCATGGCCGTCTCCATGTCCATGCTCGTCCCCTACGACGCC ATCGACAAGGAGTCACCGTTCTCGGCTGCGTTCAGGGGATCGGACGGCTGGGGATGGGTGTCGAACGTGATCGGGGCGGGGGCGAGCTTCGGGATCCTCACGTCGCTCCTCGTCTCCATGCTGGGCCAGGCGCGCTACCTCTGCGTCATCGGACGGTCCAGCGTCGTTCCTGCCTGGCTTGCCCAGGTCCACCCCAAGACGTCCACTCCCGTCAACGCCTCCGCCTTCCTCG GAGCCTTTACGGCGGTGATCGCCCTCCTCACCGACCTCGACGTCCTCCTCAATCTCGTGTCCATAGGCACGCTTTTCGTTTTCTACATGGTGAGCAACGCGGTGGTGTACCGGCGCTACGTGACGGTGGGCTCGACCAACCCCTGGCCGACCATATCCTTCCTGCTCGCCTTCTCCTTCGTCTCGCTCACCATCACTCTGATTTGGCGATTCGCTCCTGCTGGGTTGGCCAAGGCGGTGCTGCTCGGCGGCTGCACCGTGGTGGCCGTCGCCGTGCTCCAGGTATTCAACTCCCTGGTGCCACAGGCTCGGAAGCCGGAGCACTGGGGCGTGCCACTGATGCCGTGGGTACCCGCCGTCTCCGTGTTCCTCAACGTGTTCTTGTTGGGCTCGCTCGACGGGCCGTCGTACGTGCGGTTCGGGTTCTTTTCGGTGTTCGCCGTACTCGTCTATGTCTTCTACAGCGTGCACGCCAGCTTTGACGCAGAACAAAATGGTCACCTAACAAAAGCGGCAGAGGGGCTGAGCCACCCCGTGGGAAGAGAACACGGTGGTGCTTCCGGGGTATAA
- the LOC103997400 gene encoding B3 domain-containing protein Os11g0156000, with amino-acid sequence MSMNPISQHHPQFCSWAPPLGNPHLYRHHTYRVSQEGDQYEREHMFEKSLTPSDVGKLNRLVIPKHYAEKYLPLDGEAGERGLLLSFEDESGKPWRFRYSYWSSSQSYVLTKGWSRFVKEKGLDAGDLVSFGRLRGGVDRLCISCRRRGENERPPAACTATTGDAAVPWSPTCYTARAHAPTSHTGDQDLSMAPTHSKRLRLFGVNLDCAPAPEPETKLVLAPETESTRSGHQCLHKHIY; translated from the exons ATGTCCATGAACCCTATATCTCAACATCACCCACAATTTTGCTCTTGGGCGCCACCCTTGGGTAATCCCCACCTGTACCGCCATCACACGTACCGAGTGTCGCAGGAAGGAGACCAGTATGAGAGAGAGCACATGTTCGAGAAGTCCCTGACTCCAAGCGACGTAGGCAAGCTGAACAGGCTGGTCATACCAAAGCATTACGCGGAGAAGTACCTCCCCCTCGACGGCGAGGCGGGCGAGAGAGGTCTTCTTCTGAGCTTCGAGGATGAGTCGGGTAAGCCATGGCGGTTCCGCTACTCGTACTGGAGTAGTAGCCAGAGCTACGTGCTGACCAAAGGCTGGAGCCGCTTCGTCAAGGAAAAGGGGCTCGATGCCGGGGACCTTGTGAGCTTCGGGCGTCTACGGGGGGGAGTCGACCGTCTCTGCATCAGTTGCAGGCGCCGCGGTGAAAACGAGAGACCACCAGCGGCTTGCACTGCGACCACGGGCGACGCCGCCGTCCCATGGAGCCCCACATGCTACACGGCGAGGGCGCATGCTCCGACTAGCCACACAG GTGACCAAGACCTGTCGATGGCACCCACTCACTCGAAGCGTTTGAGACTGTTCGGCGTTAATCTGGACTGTGCGCCGGCGCCGGAGCCGGAGACAAAACTGGTTCTTGCTCCGGAAACAGAGTCAACTCGTTCCGGCCACCAATGCCTCCACAAGCATATCTACTAG